In the Arachis ipaensis cultivar K30076 chromosome B04, Araip1.1, whole genome shotgun sequence genome, actatttgttgaccctctgtcgcaagatgtgaccgggcactttaactcctcggattcccccatgggcatgcatatatatgaatattgaatattatatttgagcttggagttcgactccatggaatactatattattgagcttggagtttgactccatggagtattattgagcttggggatgcgcgcacagagggactgtccaatggttaactaccaggacttgtcgggttggctgtataaccgacagatgagactcatcagccataggacaggcatacatcatatgcatttgtttgctttgtttgagtgtgcattgtcTTAGCTTGCTTAACTGTTAAATTCtacttatctgctacttgttGTAAATGCTTCtctatttgtgtttttcttgtctgTAATGTTGGTCTATGCAACTAAGAGGCCCCTTGTCTGGCGGAGGAATGACGAGGGTTGTTCCACCAGAGATTCGGAGAACTGGAGGAGGCAGAAAGTGAANNNNNNNNNNNNNNNNNNNNNNNNNNNNNNNNNNNNNNNNNNNNNNNNNNNNNNNNNNNNNNNNNNNNNNNNNNNNNNNNNNNNNNNNNNNNNNNNNNNNNNNNNNNNNNNNNNNNNNNNNNNNNNNNNNNNNNNNNNNNNNNNNNNNNNNNNNNNNNNNNNNNNNNNNNNNNNNNNNNNNNNNNNNNNNNNNNNNNNNNNNNNNNNNNNNNNNNNNNNNNNNNNNNNNNNNNNNNNNNNNNNNNNNNNNNNNNNNNNNNNNNNNNNNNNNNNNNNNNNNNNNNNNNNNNNNNNNNNNNNNNNNNNNNNNNNNNNNNNNNNNNNNNNNNNNNNNNNNNNNNNNNNNNNNNNNNNNNNNNNNNNNNNNNNNNNNNNNNNNNNNNNNNNNNNNNNgttaactaccaggacatgtcgggttggctgtataaccgacagatgagactcatcagccataggacaggcatacatcatatgcatttatttgctttgtttgagtgtgcattgtcTTAGCTCGCTTAACTGTTAAATtctgcttatctgctacttgttctacttatGCTTCTCGCTTCTCTATTTGTGTTTTCCTTGTCTGTAATGTTTGTCTATGTAATTGAGAGGCCCCTTGTCTGGCGAAGGAATGACAATCCACCTTCCACCAGTGATTCAGAGGATTAGAAGTGACAGAAAGTAGAATGTTGGGTTAAAGTTAGATTCAGAACTAGAATACCTCAGATAACTTACCTAACttttggtttagtttattttCCTTAAGAATGATTCTGAGTGTCGGAATtttaggaatgcctctggctctCCCGAGACCTTTTACATTAGGCACcttggcacctttaccatactgagaacctccggttctcatcccatactatgttgttgtttttcagatgcaggtcgagagacacCTCGTTGAGCGTCTGGGTATCCTCCTTACAAGCAAAGAACTACCTTTTTGACTGTCATATTTTGATTTTGGGCTATGTATACATGTTTATAGAGTCTCCACATGTacattttgtgttttgtccctcctagaggtcgaCTTGGAGATACAGGAGTTTACTTTGTGGTTTGACTtttattttgggttgtatatatataatcatatactctggccggccttagtttcgcaggtcgagtctggagcttgcTATCTAAGTTTTGGAACTctgatatgtatatatgttttcaGCTTCCCTTTGATTTTTCCTGTCCGTTTTACAAATATCCATGCGAGTGTGACACGATTTCCTGTTTATCGTTTTTGATTAGcttatccttcaaggctcctagatatgaCTTCATCCAACTATATCTATGTACATATCCTTTTCttttagaagtcgtaataccttgccacctctgctttacggcttaagcgtaaggccctgtgtggtagggtgttacattatggtatcagagcagttcgttcctatagagcctgagggatggactgattatgcttctgggtgtgtgtatgtgctattaggatatctgattgatatatgtggcataaacgttcatgagcatgcatttggaacttgaagcattagacttgcgatattgagactgatcaacttaatatcacttgtttggtgtgtgaagggaccagatgtcgactcaCGGACGCGGTCGCGGCCGAGGTAGAGGTAGGATAGGCACTGTTACTCCTGGCCCGGCAGGGAATGATCCAGTAGACTTCATGGCTGCCCTGGGAAATATGGCTGCGGCTATGCAGGCGACAGCCGAGgcactgggtaatcagataaaccAGGGTAATCACGGAAACAATAATAATGAGGACGGTCCCATGACACTTGCTACATTTCTGAAAGTTCACCCTCCGACCTttaggggaacctcaaatcccacagatgcagataattggattcaAGCTATGGAACGGGCACTGCAGGCTCAGCAGGTTCCTGAGGAGCAATGGGTTGAGTTTGGAACTTATCAGCTGCAGGGTGAGGctcagcattggtggcaggggacACGACGTATCCTGCAGCCAGATGGCGCTGTGATTCCTTGGGAGGTTTTCTGAACAGagttctataagaaatactttcctAATTCAGCCAGAAATGCCAAAGAACTTGAATTGATGCAGTTAAAGTAGGGACAgatgactgttgctgagtatacTAGCAGGTTTGAGGAGTTATGTCGCTTTTCTCGTATTTGTCAAGGTGCGCCTGATGATTTTGCTGAGTGGAAATGTATTAAGTATGAGGGAGGTCTTCGAAGTGATATTCTGAGCTTCGTTGCACCAATGGAGATCAGAGTGTTTTCAGAACTGGTAAACAAAAGTAGAGTTGCTGAGGATTGTCTGAGAAAGGCGACATCAGATAAGAGTGATCAGCGAATTTTTGTTAGGAGAGATCAGGGAAGGAACTTCGCCCCTAGAGGACAAGATTTTAAGCGAGGCGGTTACAACCCACAACCACATTTGGGTCAGAATAACTTCCAGAGATTCAGTAATAATAACAGCCAGGGAAGAGGCAAAGGAAAGCAAGCTCAGACCCCATCGAATGATTTAACTTGTAGGAGGTGTGGAAAGTACCACCCGAATACTCCGTGCAGGGCTGGTTTAGGTGTATGCTATTACTGTGGTGAAGCTGGGCATTTGTCTTGGAATTGtccagaaaagaagaagaatcaagAAGCTGAAAAGGCACAACATCAGGGACGCGTGTTCACTATGACAGCGGATGGTGCTGGAACCGCAGATACTCCGATTAGAGGTAATCACACACTGATAATCGAAATTTTCGATTGCCTTGCGTAGTAAATAGCACGCAGCATTCATTGTAGTACATTACCGAGTTGTGAGCCTTGTGATTTTCAATTAAGCGATCGACTAAAAACCTCCGAATGGTGAGACAGAACGATAGTTGGTCAGCCTAGAAAAGTGACTAAATTCTTGGAGAATAATAATAAGAGTGGCGCAGCAGTAGTGGGTTGAATTATTTTGAGTATACAACTTAAGTTATACATAAAGAACCGGAAATGTTGAGAGTTGTGCGGGACAGTTACCTGAAACCCAGAGATGGTAAGTTATGAGGAAGAGACATGACATAGGTTGAACCCGTAATTGATAATCGATTATGTGTCAAGAGAAAGCGTAAGTTGTGATAGATTTAGTGTCAGAGGCTGAACCAGTTTCGATTGAATTACGAAAGGTGACACCATTAGAATCGGCAGAACTTAGGAGCTAGATGAAGCGAGTATTAGAGATGATAAACCCGTCGTTCTAATACCAACCTGCCTTGTAACCTTTCTACATCGAACCTATCTTGTATCTTTTGCTTTGCGTAGACTTTTAAACCATAAGAATATCCTGAATTTGCAAACTAAACATGTTAaatctttctatttttctttgaCATGTTTAAGAAGGGAAGTTACATTAGTATGAATCTTTTCTATtatatatcaattttcgaggacgaaaatttttgtaagatgGATAGAATGTAGCGACcctcaattttaaaaatataaatataaataagttataatttattttataaaattagaattctttatttttatagatattataaatataataataatatcattCTTATAGTAATGATTATATTGGTACACTAACAAAGGATTATGTAAAGCAGTAAGAGTGAgaacggaaaaaaaaaaagaaacgaagGAGCGTAaccgagagagagaaagagagaaaacggAAACCTCCACCAAATTTTTTGCTTCAATTTCTTgcaatccgtaactccaataaaaaatctaatccggtaaaagtaTTTATATATTCCTCCTCTACACGTTGGCACCACTTTTGGTCGGTGAAAGTTGACGGTAACGTAACTCTTCTatcccttgagttcggccaacaggagttttaggaggcacagacgattctggacgttttcttcttcgatagctCGATCAGAAAACTTCTCCGGAGCTTTGAATATTTTGATTACGTacgaaggtatggttttggtttctcgtagtagACCTTTTACATTAACTATgcaggcacctttaccatactgagaacctccggttctcatcccatactatgttgttgtttttcagatgcaggtcaagagaCACCTCGTTGAGCGTCTGGGTATCCTCCTTACAAGCGAAGAACTACCTTTTTGACTGTCATATTTTGATTTTGGGCTATGTATACATGTTTATAGAGTCTCCACATGTacattttgtgttttgtccctcctagaggtcgaCTTGGAGATACAGGAGTTTACTTTGTGGTTTGACTtttattttgggttgtatatatataatcatatactctggccggccttagcttcgtaggtcgagtctggagcttgcTATCTAAGTTTTGGAACTctgatatgtatatatgttttcaGCTTCCCTTTGATTTTTCCTGTCCGTTTTACAAATATCCATGCGAGTGTGACACGATTTCCTATTTATCGTTTTTGATTAGcttatccttcaaggctcctagatatgaCTTCATCCAACTATATCTATGTACATATCCTTTTCttttagaagtcgtaataccttgccacctctgctttacggcttaagcgtaaggccctgtgtggtagggtattacatttTCAGTATTAATGAACTTATATATACATTAAGCATTTAGTATAATTTAATCTCAATTTTTAGTTATGCATAATATTTTGTATATCAACTATATTATGTGTAAATTAAAATCAAccattaatataaaatacatattaaaatataaatacatattaaaaataaattaaaacatacctagtacacaaatatattaattactgattttatattttaatatataagtaatattttaatttatatatataaattggtCAAAAAACTAATTTTCGATTCATTCGATTGAACCAACAAATTCGATTCGATTTTTAAAATTACAAGTGTAATtacccgtgccatgcacgtggcatgcacgtgataagatcgaataaaatatcaaaataataattaaataaaaacagaaaaatagtattataaaatttataaaaaataataataaataaagcaaacctctaataaaatttttattaaaaatttaattgtaaataaattaaaaaattggtaccagggtcaaattaataattttaagaatATAACTCATTTAGTCTATGTCACGTGTCAAAAAtctaatatataataatctattcaACGACCAAATTTCAAAATAatctttaataaaatttttattaaaaatttaaattgtaaacaaattaaaaaattggtatcaggGTCAAGTTAATAATTTTAAGAATATAACTCATTTAATCTATGTCACGTGTCAAAATtctaatatataataatctattcaatgaccaaatttcaaaatccttGCCGCATCACTTCAAGGAGTCGTTGGAATCGAAATCTTCTTTTGCGTTCCAATCTAAGACCAAGTTTTCGTCCCCATTGCTAGAAAAATCACCGGCCAACGTTCCGGCATAACGTTTTGTCAAAGAATCGGAGCCAGCCTTGTTCTGTCCGTACTAAACATGGTTGTCTCGAGTTTTGTATAGACCAAAAGAATTGGAGTCTGTTTTTAACATAATCTTATGGAGAATCCCAAAGCTTACGTACCAATAAGTATATGGTGGCTTCTGCCACATTATGTTATTAGTGGCACGTCGGATGCATTAACAGTGATAGAATTTCAAGATTTGTACTACAGATGCCGGAGGGAATGAGAGGTTTGGGAGCGGCGACACTCTCCGTTGTTTTTAGACTCGGAAGTTTTGTTAACAGTGAGATTATAGTTGTTGTGGTTGCAATCAGCTCAAGATTTGGGGATAAATGCTGGGTTAAGTGCTATCAACCTATGTGTTTATGTGTACATTGCTAATGCTTTTGTGTATAAACAAGTGCACATAGTGATAGAATTTCAAAAATTGTACTACGATCAGATGTCCGAGGGAATGAGAAGTTTGGGAGCGGCGGCACTCTCTGTTGTTTTTGGACTCGAAAGTTTTGTTAACAATGGGATTATATTTGTTGTGGTTGCAATCAGCTCAAGATTTGGGGATAAATGGTTACAAAACAATCTGAATAAGGCTAATCTTCATCATTTTTACTGAGTTCTTGCTGGGTTAAGTGCTATCAACCTATGTGTTTATGTGTCGATTGCTAATGCTTTTGTCATAAACAAGTGCAcatagttaataataataatggggtGTAGTAGCAAAGAAAGAAATATATTCATTGTAGGTTGGTTCGCTAATGCATGGATTTTCAGTATTAATGAACTTATATATACATTAAGCATTTAGTATAATCTAATCTCAATTTTTAGTTATGCATAATATTTTGTATATCAACTATATTATGTGTAAATTAAAATCAAccattaatataaaatacatattaaaaataaattaaaacatacctagtatacaaatatattaattactgattttatattttaatatataattaatatttttatttatatataaattggtCAAAAAACTAATTTTCGATTAATTCGATTGAACCAACAAATTCGATTCGATTTTTAAAATTACAAGTATAATcacccgtgccatgcacgtggcatgcacgtgataagatcgaataaaatatcaaaatgataattaaataaaaacagaaaaatagtattataaaatttataaaaaataataataaataaagcaaacctctaataaaatttttattaaaaatttaattgtaaataaattaaaaaattggtatcagggtcaaattaataattttaagaatATAACTCATTTAGTCTATGTCACGTGTCAAAAATCTAATATATAATAATCTTTTCAATGaccaaatttcaaaatccttGCCGCATGACTTCAAGGAGTCGTTGGAATCGTAATCTTCTTTTGTGTTCCAATCTACAACCAAGTTTTCATCCCATTGTTAGAAAATTCACCGGCCAACGTTCTGGCATAACGTTTGGTCAAAGAATCAGAGCCAGCCTTGTTTTGTCCGTACTAAACATGGTTGTCTCGAGTTTTGTAGAGACCAAAAGAATTGGAGTCTGTATTCAACATAATCTTATAGAGAATCCCAAAGCTTACGTACCAATAAGTATATGGTGGCTTCTGCCACATTATGTTATTAGTGACACGTCAGATGCATTAACAGTGATAGAATTTCAAGAATTCTACTACAATCAGATGCCGGAGGGAATGAGAAGTTTGGGAGCGGCGACACTCTACGTTGTTTTTGGACTCAGAAGTTTTGTTAACGATGGGATTATAGTTTGTTGTAGTTGCAATCAGCTCAAGATTTGGGGATAAATGGTTACAAAACAATCTGAAGAAGGCTAATCTTCATCACTTTTACTGAGTTCTTGCTGAGTTAAGTGCTATCAACCTATGTGTTTATGTGTACATTGCTAATGCTTTTGTGTATAAACAAGTGCAcatagttaataataataataataataacctcCCCACGCTGAACTCCGTCGCGGCAACATCTACTTCCTCGTTCCCCTGCCTCCTCCTCCCAACCAACACTCTGCAGAAGCAGATCAGAAGCTCTCCATCCCCACTCACACAAGCACTAGCAGACCCCGCCGTCTTACTCTCTGGAGGCCTCATCTCGACACCATTTCTGAGTCTCCGCCGCCATCCTCTCACCATCTGTTACCGCTCtcatggtaaaaaaaaaaaagaaaggaaaaatattagtatCTTTTCTATTTAGATAACAATAAAAGGACAAATTTTATTAGCCTTAAAATTGATAGATCAAATTAATCAAAAAGTAAAAACTAGAGGAATAACAAGTGTAATTACCCGtaccatgcacgtgataagatcgaataaaatatcaaaatgataattaaataaaaacagaaaaatagtattataaaatttataaaaaataataataaataaagcaAACCTCTAATaaaattttcttcaaaaatttaaattgtaaacaaattaaaaaattggtaTCAAGGTCAAGTTAATAATTTTAAGAATATAACTCATTTAGTCTATGTCACGTGTCAAAAAtctaatatataataatctattcaACGACCAAATTTCAAAATCCCTACTGCATCACTTCAAGGAGTCGTTGGAATCGTAATCTTCTTttgccattagattgatatgcattaggattagagttatacccataagaaccggaggttgttgttgccaagaagggtgatcaatcctttgagactcctcccacctttgattgtttcatccttgatgcacatcctcattatagcttccattccctacaacataatttgagccaaactcatagccaaagtgaggatgagaattcatagtggcaagagaaaataaaacaaatactaataagaactaataaaaactaactcctaagacaagcaaaaactagcaaagaagcatattaacatatatacaatagccaataacataacaccattgcaactccccggcaacggtgccattaatttgatataaggatttataccggtttagaattccacaaaatatttccgttgttagtatagtccaaaccaatagtcaatcctcaaatcaaactaaaatttagTTTTGTCACacgtacaaaccccaataagaattaaccgaaatatttagactctgggtcgtctcacaagaaattgcaatgaagtacccaattattggctatgaaggataagggggtttgattttgataattgacaagaaaagtaaatggcaagaaagtaaataataagaactaataaaatcaaggaaaagaactcttggcaagaCATagggaattgagatcaccatccttgtctacaaaccatatattgacaattatgagaggccaacctattaagtctacttccaaaagccttaagtacgtaatatctactcctaggcttgaagtacgtcaaataggtttgatcacatcaacccataagtctcaacctacctactaattaacttagtagtgggttagtgtcaatggatatcaaattgatcaccaagagttctcaaatcactaattcaatgagacccaatgactcaagatcactcaattcccttagcctaggccaagagtcaagaaaactactcgaGAACTAAAGGAAATATtctaacaaacacctagagtgcaagaaaagtaaacatcacaaaatgctaaaattagTGAGACCCATGACTaccataagcaagaaatcaattaTAGCAACtaagataaatataaaagagcatggaaacataaaattgcattaaaggaaattaagatccaacaattgttcatcatcacaaaagagacataaaagtaaaattgacaagagaactaagaagaatagagtagtagaaacaagaaattgtaaaggaaacaagataaaatcaaaaattaaacatggatctatgatgcaattaacctaacctaattctagagagaagagggagcttctctctctagaaactaacctatatgatgctatactaccaaacaattgctctccccttacccaagcttgaattcttcatgaaatagcatcagaaataagttgggttgggcccaaagtgcttcagaaatcgcccccagcgatttcatctttagtgggccacgagcagcatcggcgcacacgcgtacatggcacaTGCGCGCCCTtatacgcgaagcaacatatggcaaattttatatcatttcatagccccggatgttagctttccaacgcaactggaaccgcctcatttggatctctgtagctcaagttatagtcgatTAAGTGTCCGGAGGTcaagcttgacagctttacggttccttcatttcttcatgagttctcccactttgcatgcttttctcctcacttcttccatccaatacttaccttatgaacctgaaatcactcaataaacatatcaaggcatcgaatgggattaaagtgaattaaaataacCAATTTTAGGggctaaaaaatatgttttcacacttaagtacgAATTCAGggagaattgtaaaaccatgctatttcatagaataaatgtgagaaaaggtgataaaatctccaaaataagtacaagataaaccacaaaattggggtttatcatggaCCAGAGCCACAAAACTATCCTTCCCCTCTATTTGTGAATAACACTCTACCTGTCCACATTTGTCCCCTCCACAGTTTATATAAACAGTCTCTTTCACACATACTCCACGTAAATCGCTATAGGCTCTAGCGATTTACACACGCACACCAACGCACATACTACCAAGATCAAACAGAAACCGCGACAGGTACTAGCGGTTTCTATGCTGCCACGTTTGCTCGTAATCCGCGGCTGGCAGTAGCGAATTCTGTTCACTTGTAAACCGTTACTGCTAGTAGTGGTTTATATAGATACGTAaaacaatgtatttgcgtctTCGTTTTAAAAATAATGTATTTGCGTAGTTTTAAAGGTGAAACAATTTATTTAAGTGAATTTccctataaattaaaatttagtttaattttcaattataacaaattttaatatataaagaaaagaaactaaTTTAAATCTCTATGATTTTGGTATAAACtatcttttatatatatacatatatatattaacTAACCTTGCACAATAAAATTCAACTAAACATATTAGTTAtcctttaaattaaataatacttttcACAAGTGTGCGTATCAAACTAAGATGATCAAAAAACAGGTTAGCTAAGAGTCAAAGGCAGTTTGTTAGTTCTAAGAAAAGGAgggatttaaaaataaaaatggaaactaGCTTAGTAGGATATATCTTTATTATATACTTCAAGTTTGTCTTCAACTCCCAAAAGTTGACACCTAAGGCTAATTAATATCAATGACTACCAGCATATAATATAAGAAGTACATATGAAAACGACACTGCTGGGGAATCATTGAATATTATGGTATTCAATCGCCATATGAATCAGCAATTAATAAAAAAACGATGatgaaattattttaaaattataaaaattcgtTCAATATATATCATACCATATTTATATAATATTACACGAGTAAGAAGTTGAAACATCGAAATTATGCTATCGCTTTTGTCACTTCTAAatagaaaattattttttcatttataataaaaaatttaatattctaaattttcttagataaaaataaaatcttactTTTAAAATCGTAACGTTTTCATTTTAACGTACGTTTTCCGTTTTCCACACAATTAATGCACCAAAACTGACTACAATACAATATTATAAGCTTTAATGGGCCAATTTTTAAGTGTATATTTGGATTATAAtttgtcaaaattaaaatttgaataaaaataattttataaaattaatattgtaaACCCCGattaattagtagataattagtcaataaattagtttttaataaagaagattagaaatgtgaaaattatatcaaattatgatagagctcgtcgaaacgaaaattttgacaccaatttcgaagaaaacggtccaaaattgaaccgaacggaccgaaccggttgaaccgggcccaTGGGCCCAACCGGACCAACCCATTACATGAGCTTAAAAGCTCATTTCTTTCTTCCAACGCAGCAGAAGCACAACGTAACAGGGGGAGGGAGAAGAGAAACGTACCGAAACCCCTGCATCAACTCTCGAAcaccgtaacttctccgtccgagctccgatcgtcgcaccatttgcggccacgcgttcactgcgtcgagctctacatttctaccgaAACAATTTCTTTGGTAAGCTACTAATCACTTCCAGCCAttcttttcccccaattttcaaaTAATTGGAAGAGATGTTGAATTcttttgatttctgatgttttaggatccaattaacttgaggaaaacattcactcttgcttatgtgaagattaggtaaggtgaggatacaataattctattttattttcattgaatttgagctttgagtattaaattggatatatatgtgttatgaatgtgtattaggttgtgaataaataattggagcttgaaattatgAATAccggaacttggaggaagcggattagttgagttttgaggggctgccttggttttgaataaatagctttggtcgttacgtggaaatcggccaaggtatggtttaggtttcttgcatttaatatataatgttctgtgaaaacttaggctagacgaccataggataagttggaatgcaggtgtatgtttaatgtttagtaatttgtcgatgaatatatttggttgaagtttattggataattagttattaattttggatggtgaatgttgttatgttaatttggagagaattatggttgaatgttattgttggtgaacatggttggtttggtgcttgttgattaattaatgatttggtgaattattgatttgaagtattttgtgttagaagcctaggattagtgaactatgatccttagttgaattttggttgttggatttgaatattgtatgagtataattgttaATCTgaagtagatttattgtggtgactgttatgatgatgaggaagggtatgttgaattgaaaagaaagcaagtttgaacccgaaaagggtggcaaagtccgagttttagaggagatgctgccgaaattttataacaattagagattttatttatatgattatttataaagatttagattcaaaggttatatggtttgattttgagttattaagaaaatgagcatgttttaagtttgatttatttggaaaagaatgaattatgttttgaattgaaactattgatggacggaatgggaggtgtgataatgaaggataaggattgaatatgattgacgtataatgatgaatgatatgcgattgagaatgatgtggatgttgatgaattataattgaattatttatatggcttatgaatttaaataatctgagatacgagattccctggattaagtgccgtggcttgccaccacgtgtactagGTTGAAaattcgatactctgttgaccctacgacgtaagtgtgactgggcactatataaattcccgggaatgttacccccattgagcaatattgattacttgagaaaaagctatgcatagactcttggggatgcacgtcgggggacagtctaaggacaattcagacttgtcgggttggctggataactgacagatgagcctcatcagccataggacaggcatgcatcatatgcatattacttgaattacttgcttgtgctttaattgggtgtgcctatctgTATTTAccatgctaaatgtgtatttgttacctgcagtagttgtaaccttcttgtgtttgcctttatctgtctatttgtctgtgaaaatgcatgatggagttggagatATGGGGAAATGACAGTataggacttagatttaag is a window encoding:
- the LOC107637121 gene encoding uncharacterized protein LOC107637121; amino-acid sequence: MTVAEYTSRFEELCRFSRICQGAPDDFAEWKCIKYEGGLRSDILSFVAPMEIRVFSELVNKSRVAEDCLRKATSDKSDQRIFVRRDQGRNFAPRGQDFKRGGYNPQPHLGQNNFQRFSNNNSQGRGKGKQAQTPSNDLTCRRCGKYHPNTPCRAGLGVCYYCGEAGHLSWNCPEKKKNQEAEKAQHQGRVFTMTADGAGTADTPIRDAGQETPR